The window GCTGGAAGCTCGACCGCCCGGCGCTGTTCGACCAGGAGGTGCTGCTGATCGACGCGCTGATGGCGCCGACGCGCATCTATGTGAAGAGCCTGTTGCCGCTGGTGAAGACCGGCAAGGTCCACGCGCTGGCGCATATCACCGGCGGCGGGCTGCTCGAGAATATCCCGCGCATCCTGCCCGCGAACCTGCAGGCTCATGTCGATGCCGATGCATGGGAGCAGCCGCGGTTGATGGCCTTCCTGCAGGCGCAGGGCAATATCGAGCCCGAGGAGATGGCGCGGACGTTCAACTGCGGGATCGGCATGGCGGTTGTCGTGGCGGAAGGCGATGTTGACGCTGTTACCACGGCGCTGACCGATGCGGGCGAAACGGTGCTGCGGATCGGGCATATCGCCGACGGCGCGAAGGGCTGCACCGTGACCGGGAGCGCCGAAACGTGGAGCGCGATGGGCGATTGGAGCGCGACGCATAATGCCTAAGGCGGCAAAGTCCCCCTCCCGCTTGCGGGAGGGGATAGGGGAGGGCCTGTTTCAGCGCACCTCCAATCGACAAGCCCTCCCCCGGCCCCTCCCGAAAGCGGGAGGGGAGAAATGAAAGCCAGAGTCGCCGTCCTGATCTCGGGCGCCGGGACCAATATGGCGGCGCTGCTCTATGCGGCGAAAGCCGCCGACTGTCCCTATGAGCTGGTGCTGGTCGCCAGCAACGACCCCGATGCACCGGGGCTGGCGATCGCCGAAGCCGAGGGCCTCGCGACCTGGAGCCTTTCGCACAAAGGACTCGATCGCGATGCGTTCGACGCGCTGGTCGACGCGCAATTGCGCGCGGCGAAAGCCGACTTCGTCGCGCTGGCCGGCTATATGCGAATCCTGAGCGACGATTTCGTCGGCCGCTGGGCGGGCCGGATGGTCAATATCCACCCGAGCCTGCTGCCGCTCTACAAGGGGCTGAACACCCACCGTCAGGCGATCGACGCCGGCGACCGGTTCGGCGGGTGCAGCGTCCATATCGTGACCCCGGGGGTCGACGACGGGCCGGTGCTGGCGCAGACCGCGGTGGCGATCGTCGCGGGCGACACCGTCGACAGCCTGAGCGCGCGGGTGCGGATCGCCGAGCATCAGCTTTATCCGCCGACGCTGGCTGCGTTTGTGAGCCGCGAGCGCAACCCCGACTATCTGCTCGGCCGGGTGCGCGACCTGGCGATGGCATTGCCCGAGGCCGACGAGGTCAGCTCGCACGGCATGCCGTGTTTCGGCATCGTGAAGGGCAAGAAATTCGCCTATTTTACGCAGGATCATCATGGCGACGGCAAGACCGCATTGCTGGTGAAGATCAGCGGCGCCGACGAGCAGGCGGCGTTGATCGAGATGGATGAAGCGCGCTATTATCGCCCCGCCTATTTCGGCGACGGCTGGGTTGGTATCCGCCTCGACCTCGGCGATACCGACTGGGACGCGATCGGCGAATGGCTGCGCAAGAGCTGGCTCGCCGTGGCGCCGAAGAAGCTGGCCGGCCTGATGGGCGTGGCGGACGAGTTCTGATGAAGCAAGCCGCAGTCGGCTTGCTCAAGACCGTGCTGGCCGCCGTCATCGTCATTCCGTTCGGCGTCGGGATCGGCAAAGCGATCGAATATGGCACGGTCGATCTGCTCGGCGACCGGCTGGGCTTCGATGGAGCGGCGCTGCTCGGAACCGCGGTGTTCGTTGCCCTCGCGCTTATGGTATCGAAACGCTGGACACGGTGGCAGGCACGAAAAAGGCCGCCGGATCGCTCCGGCGGCCCTTCGCTGCCCTAGGGCAAATGGCGATCAGCCGACGATTTCTTCGGGCTTGAAGAAATAGGCGATTTCGATCGCCGCATTTTCATCGCTGTCGCTGCCGTGGACGCTGTTCGCTTCGATGCTCTCGGCGAGTTCCTTGCGGATCGTGCCGGGGGCGGCGTCCTTGGGGTTGGTGGCGCCCATGATGTCGCGGTTGGCCTGCATGGCGTTTTCGCCTTCGAGGACCTGGACGACGACGGGGCCGCTGATCATGAAATCGACGAGTTCGCCGAAGAAGGGGCGTTCCTTGTGAACGGCATAGAAGCCTTCGGCCTGGTCGCGGCTCATGTGGATGCGCTTCGACGCGACGACGCGCAGGCCGGCGTCTTCCAGCATCTTGGTGACCGCGCCGGTCAGGTTGCGGCGGGTAGCGTCGGGCTTGATGATCGAAAAGGTGCGGGTGACCGCCATGGGAAAGCTCCTGCGTGGGTGTGTTTTATGATCGGCGCGCGTCTAGCCGCGCTTTTGCCGCACTGCAAGGCAGGAAGGAGGCGGACACCCCGCTTCGGGGTCAACCGCCGTAGGTGACGGTGCCGTTGACCATGGCGCCGGCCTGGGTCGCGGTGACCTGTACCCCGCCCTTGCCGCCTTCGCCCTTCTCGGCGCTGAACATCATCATGTCGCCAGCCTTGACCTCGCTCGACACCTTCAGCCCCGCGGCCTCGGCCTGCTTGCGGAAATGGGCGATGACGTCGGCGGCCTGTCCCTTGACCTCGAAGCTCGCCATGCCGCTTTCGCCATCCTTGCCCGACGCCGACATGCCACCGGTCATCCTGGCGCCGGGATAGGCGGTGAAACCGGCCGGCAATTTGGCATTGGCGACGCCGCCGCCGAAGCTGACCTCGCCGTCGGCGGTCTTGATGCTGACCGCGCCGTCCTCACCGTCGGCACTCTTGGTGACCTTATAGTCGGCGGTCTTGCCGGTGTCGGGATCGGTGTAGGTGCCGCTCGCGACCTCCTGCTCCGATTTCGAGCTGCAGGCGGCGAGCAGAAGCGCGGCGGCGGTGGCGGCGAGGATCAGGGTCGGGCGGTTGGTCATGATAAGCTCCTGTGGCGGTTCGCGATTTTCATAGCATCGGACGCGGAACGCGCGGTGACGCCGGTCACAGTCACGGCCCCTCCGACCAGCGGCCATTTTCGTCCTGTTTCCAGAAGCGGTTGTCGACATCGTCGCGCGCGGCGAGGCCGCGCCACAGCGCGCGGGCGTCGTCGATGCGGCTGTTGTCGAAGAGCAGGAAGACGCGCGCGAAACCGAGCGCCTCCTCGCGCCATTCGCCATCGGCGAGCGCGAGATGCGTCGCGCCATTGGGGGGTGGTGCGGCGAGCGTGCCCGCGATCAGGATCGGCTCGATCGCCTCGTCGGGCGAACCGGCGGCACCGTGCGGCAGGAAGCTCGCGGGCTGGAGCGTCCACAAAGCCTCGTCGATCGCCTGGCGCTGCATCGCGGGGCCCGCGACGACCAGCAGGCGGTCACCGTTGCCCAATATGCGCGACGCGAGCGCGGGGAGCACCCGTTCGACGGGGTCGCGGGTCAGCCGGTAAAAGTCGACGCGGGGCATGGATTACAAGACCATCGTCATTGCGAGCGTAGCGAAGCAATCCAGAGCGGTTTACGCACACTCTGGATTGCCGCGTCGCCTTCGGCTCCTCGCAATGACGAGGTCCGGTGCGTCACCCTTCGAAATTGTCGGCGATGAAGCGGTCGAGCAGGCGTACGCCATAGCCGGTCGCGCCCTTGGCGTAGACCGGGCCGTCCTTGTCGTGCCACGCCATGCCGGCGATATCGAGATGCGCCCATTTGACGCCCTCGT is drawn from Sphingopyxis sp. OPL5 and contains these coding sequences:
- the purN gene encoding phosphoribosylglycinamide formyltransferase, yielding MKARVAVLISGAGTNMAALLYAAKAADCPYELVLVASNDPDAPGLAIAEAEGLATWSLSHKGLDRDAFDALVDAQLRAAKADFVALAGYMRILSDDFVGRWAGRMVNIHPSLLPLYKGLNTHRQAIDAGDRFGGCSVHIVTPGVDDGPVLAQTAVAIVAGDTVDSLSARVRIAEHQLYPPTLAAFVSRERNPDYLLGRVRDLAMALPEADEVSSHGMPCFGIVKGKKFAYFTQDHHGDGKTALLVKISGADEQAALIEMDEARYYRPAYFGDGWVGIRLDLGDTDWDAIGEWLRKSWLAVAPKKLAGLMGVADEF
- the ndk gene encoding nucleoside-diphosphate kinase, which translates into the protein MAVTRTFSIIKPDATRRNLTGAVTKMLEDAGLRVVASKRIHMSRDQAEGFYAVHKERPFFGELVDFMISGPVVVQVLEGENAMQANRDIMGATNPKDAAPGTIRKELAESIEANSVHGSDSDENAAIEIAYFFKPEEIVG
- a CDS encoding DNA polymerase III subunit chi yields the protein MPRVDFYRLTRDPVERVLPALASRILGNGDRLLVVAGPAMQRQAIDEALWTLQPASFLPHGAAGSPDEAIEPILIAGTLAAPPPNGATHLALADGEWREEALGFARVFLLFDNSRIDDARALWRGLAARDDVDNRFWKQDENGRWSEGP